The stretch of DNA TTACCCTCGTGTGCTTTTGTACCTTGCACATTGACACATTGTGTATTGCAGTTTATGGTTGAAGTTGAAATAAAAAGTCTTAAAATACAGATTCTAGCACAGCGTTTGTGTGTCTTAGATTAGTTCTATTCTAGTGGGAATCTTATATTGATGTTTCCAAGAGAAACACAcgtgcaagaaaaaaaaatggtgttGAAAACTATCTCGGCAACCCATAATTTATGGTTTAGTTTCGTAGGCTCCAATTTTATGACTCATCGAAAATTGATACTATCTATACTCATATGGTTTCATCTAGATAAAATTGATTTATTATCTCTATTTTTAAGCTGGAGTATCATTTCACCAAGAAATTCTCTATATAGAATACTAACTAATTAACAAACATTAAATTCCATAAAACCTTCAATTGGTAGGTAGGCTAATTATCGTGAAAAGTATACTGTGCCAAAAATGAAAATTACTATAAAATACTATTCATTAGTTCCACATTctagatcttttttttttagaaaaacacATAATAGATCTTTTTGAATTCTATGAATATTTAAATTTTAGTATACATGCAGATATACATAAGTATCTAGATAGGAGTACAAAAATGGCCTACGATTTGAAGTACATCGTTAATATGGAAACCACTGTACAAATATGCAGTACAAAAATGTCTGAAGTAGCTATTGGGCCTCCGGACCAGGCCCAGAAAGGGCTAGGCTGGGCTTCTATTAACGTGGTGTATGCTACGGCCCGTCATGGTTTCGTTAACGCATCTCAACCGTGGATCAAACAACCACAAAGATTCAAATCCAATCTTAAGACACCCACATAAATCCAAGCGAAGCGACGCCGTTTATTATTTTACTAGCATTTGCGTTGGTAATATAAATTTCTGTGCTCTTTCACCCTGTGTACAAACGATATCGTGACCGAACGAGATATCGATTTGTCCCGATTCTGATTGGAATTGAGATTAATTTATTCGAATTTTGATTAGAAttccaattaatttattcagatCCGATTAGAAATCCAATTAACAAATTGTATAATTATTGTTTCCTTTAGAAATTGTTGAGATTGAGATagagctataaaaaaaaatCCGGGCGACGGTTCGCTTCGCACCCGCAACCGCAAGCAACCCTACTAGGCTCTCGCTTTCCCAAAGCCGAACCCTTTCGGCCGCGCACGACCCCACCCACGTCTCAACTTTATAGCCGCCCCTCTCCCCAGTccccaccgccgcggccgccacgccAGAGCAGGAACCGTAAGCAGGTGCGAGCGCAACCCCGAGCcctactgccgccgccgccgccgccgaacgccATGGCCGAGCCAGCGGAGCACCGtccggccgaggaggaggaggagaccgcggcggccggcgaggacgaGGACACCGGCGCCCAGGTCGCGCCCATCGTCAAGCTTGAGGAGGTCGCCGTCACCAccggcgaggaggacgaggacgtcCTACTCGACATGTGAGTCCTCCGCTGCCGATCTGACGCTCTGATTTCGCTTCGGTTCGATCCGATCCGATTTTGCTATGTTTTGATGTGACCCTCGGGTGCGGTTCCGCAGTAAGGCCAAGCTGTATCGATTCGATAAGGAGGGGAACCAATGGAAGGAGCGGGGTACGGGCACCGTCAAGCTGTTGAAGCACAAGGAGACCTCCAAGGTCCGCCTCGTCATGCGCCAGGCGAAGACACTCAAGATCTGCGCCAATCACCTTGGTAACCCcccgtttttttttgttgattttCGGTCGGATTTCGATCTGGGTGGAATGGGCCTGTGACTTTAGGGTTTTGTTTGTGTTTATGTGTGCGCAGTGGTGGCGACGACAAAGATGCAGGAGCACGCCGGGAGCGACAAGTCTTGCGTGTGGCACGCGCTGGACTTCGCCGATGGCGAGCTTAAGGAGGAAATGTTCGCGATCCGCTTTGGATCGGTCGAAAGTGAGCACTAAGAACCCCATCTAAACTCATTAACCCTCCTTACAGCAGTTTAACACCCTTTCTGTTCATATCTATCTAGCTACGCTGTtaacagtgtgaaattcttgatGTTGGGGGGTTTTTCTACTAGTTGAACACTGGAGATTgttgttttgtttatttattttatttttttgttagaAGAGTTGAAAGACTACTGCCCTCTGTATCCATGTATCCTGTGATGACAAGTTTGTTGGATACTTGGTTGTGGTTCCAATGTTTTGTCAGTGGTTAATCCAATGGTCTGTCACCCTCCACTTGATTTTTCGAACATCCCAGATACATAATCAAGGTGTTCTAGGCTCTTCTGTCGTGATCATCCATAATCATGCACTCATGCGCAGTATTCATACGGCCATTGACATTGTTTCCTGTTTTCATGTCATGACATTGTTTTGCATTTGCCTGTAAACTCAAGCAACACACCACTTATAATAGATTCCTGTAAGGTCTAACTATTTCGGGGCAATCACAGGCTGTCCTTTGTATTTGAAGTGTTCTTCAACGTGGGAGGACATAATTACTTGTGCTCTAAGCAGAAGCTGTTTTTTTTCCCCACACGATATGGTATTGCTGTATCTATTTTCATTGTggttatggcacaaacttcccTAAATTTATAGTGAACTACTActtgtttctattttttgtAAAACCTCCATGTCTTGACTGGTGATGTTGGCGTATTAATAAATAGCGAAAGTACCAAATCGGTAACGGTCTAAGGATGTTAAACCAGTTTTGTGGTCATCGTTTGACGTTGTATTGTTATGCATCAAGAATGACTGTCATTAATTGTGTGCTTCCACTAAGCTGCCTTGCCATTACTTGTTAGCTAATTACTTATTCATAGTTATGCATAATGAAAAACTGTCATTAATTTTGCACTTCCACTCAGCTGCTTTGCCGTTACTTGTTAGCTAATTACTTATTGGTAATGTGCCATTTTGGTACATTCATCACCTTTCGCAGCTCCGCCCATTGCTGTGTCAGCATGCACCTGGAATAATTGACAATGGACCAAATATACTGAAACTGATATTTTTTCATGTCTTACCTTGATATTGCTTCATGCATCACGGATTTTTTTCAGTGTGGGTGAATCCgaattttgttattcataaGCAGCGGAATTAAAAAAGAGTATAGTTTTTCCACATCGTTCAAGGTTTAGTTATGAGGAATTATTCTACGGCCTAGAGCCCTAGATAGTTTCCTTCGGTAGTCTGGTTATGCTGCTGCGCCAAGGGCCAACATACTAGCCAGGATTAAAGCTAAAGGAGCAGCAGGGGGAAAGGCACTAAAGTTCTGAGCCATTACAGTATGAACAGCTATATATCTCATCTAATTGGCAAAAAAGTAAAAGAATTGAGCATGCAAGCTTCGCATATGAATTTCATTACTCAAGGCTTAAACAAATATCCTTATTTTTTGGTTTTGTACCAGGCTTTGTGGCCTTGCTGCTTACTCTTGTCATTCTATTTCAGACTGCAAGAAGTTCAAAGATACTGTGGAAGATATTGCTGAGAAGCAAGGAAAGAATGAGGAAAAAGAAAGCGAGGAGGCCTCCTCTGCCGCTGAATTGGTGGAGAAGTTAACAGTGACAGAGGCCAAAAAGGAGGAAGCTGCGGATAAAGAGGAAGCTCCTGCTGCAGATGATAAGAAGGATGTTAAGGAGTGAAGACGCCTGTTTTCGCCTCCTATGCGTTGGTGGGCATTTGTATACACTGAAACAAGTGTCAAACGACAGTCATTGCATTCATTTTGTTGTCAGGGTTCTTCCCTTCACAAATTTTCATTTATGTTTTCTTCAGGATGAATGTTTGTGTTAGGTGGAATCTGAGTTGTCAGTCATCTACTTGTCATTCGTGGTCGATACTGTTATTGGAGTCTCCAGTTTATCTTGGGATGGAGTGGCTAGGGTCAGCATGTTTGTACAATTATTTGGAGTTGCTTTTGGAATGGCCGCGGTTGGAGTTGTCCAAAGTCTGTCTTTTCGCTTCACCTATCTGCTTCATTTGCTGTTCTCAATGATATGAGATGCTTCAAATCAGAAAATAATGTGAGATGCTATACTCTGTCttgcagctttttttttttggttttgttgTTGTCGCGTGTGCTGCTGGACGAATTTATTCAATAGAAGACTGATGGACAGTATGAATGATTACTCTGTACGATATTGCAATACCCGTGGGTCAATCTCCACCTGCTATCTGGATACCGATACGGTGGGTTACATTGTCATGGTAGGTCGGGGCATGATGTCCCGATGATCTGCAGTAAATAACTAACGCCCCACGGGATGCGCATCGTCCGCATTGCCGGAACTGCATTCCCATGACAGGCAGGCAGGGGATGATCCCCTGCTGATTTGCTATAAAAACCCAACGCTGAAATCTCCCAGATCCATGGCATGCGTATCTTCAATGTTGTCGGGACGCGAATACGCGATGTACCCCATGGATCCCTGTCCCTGTGTATACCTCATACCTGTACTCGCGGCCGTGGTACCAGCAAACCGCCATGAAAGCCACCTCTTGTCCGGGGACAAGCGAGATTGGTTGTTTGGTGTACCGCAGATGTGCGATCCCCTCCATGGCTCCATGAATTGGTGTCGCACTCGAGCTCGGGTACGCATGTTCAGTGTGGATGTGTGATGCCGGCAGCAATTGACAGCGCCACAGGGGTGGCTGCCGCGGTCCGTGTCTAAGGCCAATATCAACGGAAGTTTCATAGAAATATTATAAGTATTAATTTTTATACTATAGTAGCAAATTTGCTTAGATGAAAGAGGagagaataaaaaaaattcatcgCCATAATACTTCTTTAGCTTAGCTACcaaattttcaattttattaACTATATGATGACACTCCTCGTTTCCCACCGAAACTGACGGGGACAAGTCTGTTCGGCTGAGCTAAACACCAGCCAGCGCTGGCTGGAGCCTAGAGTGCGGGCACTGTAAGGACACTGTAGTAACACTGTGCGGAAAACGGTGCTGGCTTCCAGCCAACCGAACGACGCTTGAGAATGGCACGGGCCAACGGCGATTCAGATGCCTCCttgcctgctgctgcttgttTCTGCAATGGAATTTGGCTATTCACGTACGTGGGGTACGGACGGGCCCGATCTGAATAAAATTTTGGCGATTCACATACTGACGGGCCCTCTCtgtaggccctgtttgggactGCGTGGGCGATAAGCGCGAGCGGAATAAGCGCAACGCGGCCGCAAACTCGCTTCTGCGATTTTTTACCGCCCAGTTCAAATCCCGCGTTTCGCCTTCGCATGCGGCTGGAATAAGCGCGTTGGAAGCGAAGTGTTTGGCGGAATTTTTCTGCGTTTTTTTACAGAAAAGCACCGCAAACGTTGTCCCAAACAGACCCGTAATCGGAACAAAATATTTGCGCTGCAGGGATTTCAGGTGATCGCGCGCTGCTCTGCGTGCCTGCTGCTCTGTTTCCGTTGCCCTGCTGCTGCGTGGTACAGTGGTACTCCACTCTCCCAGTCAGCAAGTGTGGCTGCCCAGACAGTTATGGGAAGCGCCAAACGCGTGAATACTAATAAGTTACTAACGGTAACGGTAGCGCAGCGGGAAAATTCTGTCTGGCATCTTGCCAGTTCAGATCCAAGGCCACCGTATTTCCTCTGATGAGCTGCACCCTATCAGGCCACCATGGATTGAGTTTCGTGAATAAGCATGCTGTTTCCGTCTTCAGTCTTCCGCTCCAGAGAATCATTAGCCAACCCGGAGCTGGACGTGCTGAGATCTCTGCAATGGAAAACTGCCAAGTGAGTGGCACGagagggaagcagcagcagccgcgcgcgccgcgccgatCAACTAATCTTGGCCAACCTATTACCCGATCGGCAGCGATTTCGGTCAGAATCATCGAAGAACGCGTACGAAGCGGCACACGAAACTCATTGGCTGCTCGATTGGACACAAATTTGGATCGAATTGAATCGGCGAGGGGGACAAAGAGTACATGGTACCAGCACGGGTACAACGGCCAACGGCGGCCAGCCGAATCCTACTACCCCGAACCCGCATTTATGTCGACAACGGTGACTGCGACAGCCAGGACGGCCGCGGCCACAGCGGAGCCCGCCGCTGCCACTGCCGACGAGCACGACGTCATgatcgcggccggcggcggcggcgggggctgaGCTTGGGGCGGCGGGCCTACCAGCTTTGCCATTTCCCGCGCTGCCGTCTGTTGCTGACGATGGCGCGGTTCTTGGCGCCTCGGAACTGGGAGGTGAGGCCCAGGTGTCGGCCGCACAGGTGGGCCCGGTGCCCCTCTCCGGCTCCTCCCAATCCCAGCTCGCGCGCGGCCAGTTTGAGGCGGCCAATTCGGCGACCCGCCCCTTGGCGCGCGCCATGACCTCGTGCTCGCTCTCGGGCTCCGCGTCGTCCCGCGCCTCGGAGTCCGAATCCGAGGGGGCCCAATCGAGGACCGCGCGAGGCGACGGGGATGGAAACGGCTCCGGCTCGCTGGCGCCGTCTCGAGGATCGTCCGCGGAGAGGAAGGGGTGGCGCAGCAGCTGCTCGCAGGTCCACCGCTGGCCGGCGTCGCGGCGGAGGCACTTGTCGAGGAAGTCCCGGCACGCGTCGGACAGGCACGCGGGGATCGCGGGGCGCTTCCCGCCGAACCCGACGAGGAGCAGCAGCTCGCCGACCTCGCAGGCGCCGCCGAGTTCCGACCACGGGCGCGCCCCCGTGAGCAGCTCCAGCGCCGTGCAGCCCAGGGACCAGACGTCggacgccggcgtcgccgccccgccgcgcgccacctCGGGCGCCATCCACGCGGGCGTCCCGCGCgggccgcgcggcgccgcctcgGACACCAGCCTCGCCGCGCCGAAATCGGCGagcttcgcgccgccgccggcctcgccgcggccgaGGAGCACATTCCGGCCCTTGACGTCCCCGTGCACCACGCCGGCCTCGCCGTGCAGGTACCGCAGCGCGGCGGCCACCCTCCTGAGcacgccccgcgcgccgcgctcgccgagcCCGCCCCGCCTCGCGGCGGCTTCCGCGGCGGTGCCGCCGGGCACCAGCTCCATGCGCAGGTCCCTCGTGGCgcccgccccgccgtccccgagGTACGCCACGACGTACGGCGAGGCCAGCCGCCTCAGGATCCTTATCTCGCCCTCGAGgcacgccagcgccgccgcggcgcccggtGCGGCTGCCGCGTCCACCGACTTCACCGCAAAGGCGCGGCCCGTGGCCCTGTCGACGGCCAGGTGCACCGCGCCGAACGCGCCCCTGCCGATGCATTTCCCGCGCAGCCACTCCGTGTccatggcgcgcgcgcgcgtgttgGAGTAGAGAATAGTAGAGCAGAGCCGACCGAGTGCGAGGAAGacaggggaggaaggagaggtgTGGAGGAGTCAGTTGGCAACGGAAAGGAGTTGGAGCAGGTGGTGTGAGGAGTGCAAGGAACGGGGAGAGTGTGCCAGGGGCGCTTATATATTGTGGGGTTCCTGCGCTGGAATTTGTGTGGGCTAGGATTTCGGCCTCGGAAAATTATCCCCCCTCGTTTTTCTTTCTCGCTGGCCTGGCCAGGCCTCCCCGTCCTGGGATTTCAACTTGATTCGCATGCTGGGCGGACGGGATATTAAACTCGGCCCCCGAATATTTATGGGATATCATGGGGGGAATAAATCGCCGGGTCACGGTTTTGCGAGAggagggcggggggggggggggggggggggggagccgtGCAAGTTGCGGGTGGCCGGGTGTTATCTTCGGGGTGCCGCTGCGTTGAGGCCACATGGTCAGGGATTTGAGTGACTTTGATGGGGTTCCCCCCTGGTTGATACTTGATGATAGTATATGGACGGATGGCATTTACGGATTTACCTGCAGCAAGGGTTAGTTATTGATTTCCTTTCCTCACCCGTGTGTGACTGTGACCATGGCATGCACAGTAGATTCGATTAACCGCAGTCTTTTCCTGTGTCGATCACCAACTGTTTGCCTGCCAATAACACGGCATACGATATTTGATCTGATTCCGCGCACTTTTTTTCGTTCCCCCTTTGATTGTAGTTTCAACTTCCAACTATAGTAGGAGTCGTCTCTGAAGTACTAGTAGATGTCAACGCCAACCGAAAGATGCTGAAAGCGGAAATCTTCTGAAAATCACGGGACGTCCTCGAGCACACTGCGGCGCCCTCCGCACGCATCAAAATACGCAATCCTGGATTCGGGTGTCCGcacagccacaggagccgcgcGCCCGCGCTAGCATCCAAGAGGCCAGTGGGAGGGAGCGTTTGCCCCCACGGAAACATTTCCCGTTCCGTGACGCGTCCACATCATCGCTATCAACAGGATAAAACACATctgcccaacaaaaaaacaggATAAAACACGTTTGCTGCCTCCGAGCGCGGCGAGCCACACCGCCAAAGCGCGAGCGCGGCGCGCCCAATTGGCTCCTCATCTCGTCGTCTGGGCCTCGCGCAGCCGCGCTTCTCCCGTCGTGCCGCCCAGCCGATGTGGCAGCTCGGCGGGGGGCCCGCGAGCGCGAGGCCGCGGTGACATGGTGCGGGGAGGCGCTCGTGGCGCAGGTGGttccgcccgccgcgcgcggcgaGTGAGAGGCCGGCCGAAAAAGGAGCAGCCCGGCGAAAGCGGGGGGCCGCGCGGGCCCGGCGAAAGCGGGGGGCCGCGCGGGCCCGGCGAAGCAGTGGCCTGGACTGGGTGGCTCGCTGTCGCGGGCCGCGGGAGGGACCGCGCCGTGCCATTTATCGCGCCGGGGATCgcgatcggcggcggcgtcctctcCTGTTCGCCCAgtgccgcggccgcgggcggggaCGTGCGCGCCGGCGGGCCACACGAACGCAgaggccgccgccctcgtcgACGTAGGCGCCGATCGCCCTGGGAATGGGTGGCGCTCGCGGGAAAAACGTGTGACCCGCGTCGCGGCCTTTCTTCCCTTTTCCCCCCACTTTGCATGTTTGGACGTGCGACGCCCGCGGGTCCGTGCCCCGGGGTTGTTCAGTTCGACGGCGCTGGTGGCACGTCCGGTCGTGGTTCGTGAAACGGACAATGTGTGCAGGACAGATTGttgctccttttctttttgaaagttGGTAGAGAGTAGGGCCCCGTTTAGTTGCGCTcagtaaagtttttgaaaagacatttttttatatttgaagtactaaacataaattaatcacaaaataaattacagaactcgtctgtaaatcgcgagacgaatgtaatgagcttaattaatccgtcattagaggttgtttactgtagcattactgtatcaATTTATCATCTGCTTACGGCCTAGTTAGgttcattatattcgtctcgcgatttacaagcagcagtcgcaatgtgttttttatttcgtctagatttaagtcttcatgcaggtgccggaattttttttttgaattttgattttcgcaactaaacggggcctataTTATTTGCAGCTTCTCTAATCATGCGTTGTGAAAAGCGCAGACTCATAACTCGTTAGTCATTACTGGGTTGACCTTCTTTCTTCTACTAACCGTATTTTGTCCTCCCAAAAAAATTGAATAACAATAATTTGTGCAGTCAGTGACAATGATTGGAAGAAGGAACATTCTCTGTGTGGCAATGCAATCATAGGTGGGCACAATTCTGCCGATCCATTTTGTAACGTGGGACGGCCGCATTGGTACTCGCGATCATACATGAGTCGCCTTCTTGTGCCAATCCGCATAGCGTTGGTGTGCACACACTGGCACGATGCAAGCCGCGGTATGTGCCGGACACGAGGCCGGCGTCGCCTTATCCGCGGATCTCGAAGGTTCGGGCTGCGCTAGATAACGTCGAGTTATTACGGGCATATCCACCCGAAATGGATCCCAAACACCGGGGCTAAAGGATGCCGAGAGAGCCATCCATTTGCTCCACTTGCTGCCGGGGTTCTGTTGATGCGTGCGATCAACCTCCCCATGCTCATCGTGTAGGATAAGATCCGCCTTGATTCTCGTTGAATGGTGTGGCCGTCCAGCAAAAGCAGCACTGGATCGCCCGAGATTCAATCCCCCATCCATGCCACTTGCAACATGACTCCTACATGAGGGAGGGAGAACTACACTAGCTCTAACAATTTTCACTTCTTTTTATTAAAGAAACAAGTTCCATTTAGTCTCTCAGCTTTGTTGTCCTTGTACGCTATCGCGCGACCTACGCAGCAAGCTTGTCAGGCTAGATACCGTCCTAATTCGGGGGTGGTGCTTCCTTCCTGATAACGTGATCTACTCCCCCGTCTTGCTAGAAACTGGGAAAGGCACGGCCCCCACGAGCCGCAAACACTCCCCTGGTCAAGATCCTTTTCGGCAATCGGCATCGCTTTCTGGACGAGCTGCCTCCGTCCCAGGACAAGCCGGAGCCGCGAAAAGGCGCTCCATTAATTAGTACTAGTACTACTCCTGGCTAACCCAGGGCAGCCAGGCACAGCTGGTTTGATTAAAGAAACAGCCCTGGATCCCCCGGTGTCCGGGCAAGTGAAGCGCATGGCGCGCGCCCACGACGCCGGGGCAGGTTCTCAGCACGACCCCGACCGAGCCAGGATGCGGTGAACTGGACGCCGCGGTGGCCGGGGCCAGGCGGACCGCATGACGGCCGGTGCCAGCCAGTAGTCCTCTCCACGACGGAGGGGAGAGAATTTCACGGTCAGGTCAGATCCTTTTTCCCGGGAGTCGGCACGCACCCGGGGACCGGGACGCCCCCCCTGCGCGGCGCCCCGCACGCACGCGGGACGCGCCGCGCCGACCGCTCGGGACATGCCTGCCGGCGCGGTGCCGGAGCCGGACGGACGGACCGGCCGAGGAGCCCACCGTCCACGGCCCCCGTGAAACGCGAAAAACGTTAGTCCCCACGGCGTCGGCGTGAGGAGGAACGGGTGGACGAGGCCGGGGCGGCGTCAGGGGGTTCCGCCGCTGGTCCGGGTGGCTGGAGGTGTTGTCGCGGCGGGATGTCGTGGGATGGCGCGACACCGGCGGGCAGGGTAACGTGGGCGCGGGGTGGCGAGGCGGC from Panicum virgatum strain AP13 chromosome 9K, P.virgatum_v5, whole genome shotgun sequence encodes:
- the LOC120652715 gene encoding ran-binding protein 1 homolog c-like; protein product: MAEPAEHRPAEEEEETAAAGEDEDTGAQVAPIVKLEEVAVTTGEEDEDVLLDIKAKLYRFDKEGNQWKERGTGTVKLLKHKETSKVRLVMRQAKTLKICANHLVVATTKMQEHAGSDKSCVWHALDFADGELKEEMFAIRFGSVENCKKFKDTVEDIAEKQGKNEEKESEEASSAAELVEKLTVTEAKKEEAADKEEAPAADDKKDVKE
- the LOC120652716 gene encoding mitogen-activated protein kinase kinase kinase 18-like encodes the protein MDTEWLRGKCIGRGAFGAVHLAVDRATGRAFAVKSVDAAAAPGAAAALACLEGEIRILRRLASPYVVAYLGDGGAGATRDLRMELVPGGTAAEAAARRGGLGERGARGVLRRVAAALRYLHGEAGVVHGDVKGRNVLLGRGEAGGGAKLADFGAARLVSEAAPRGPRGTPAWMAPEVARGGAATPASDVWSLGCTALELLTGARPWSELGGACEVGELLLLVGFGGKRPAIPACLSDACRDFLDKCLRRDAGQRWTCEQLLRHPFLSADDPRDGASEPEPFPSPSPRAVLDWAPSDSDSEARDDAEPESEHEVMARAKGRVAELAASNWPRASWDWEEPERGTGPTCAADTWASPPSSEAPRTAPSSATDGSAGNGKAGRPAAPSSAPAAAAGRDHDVVLVGSGSGGLRCGRGRPGCRSHRCRHKCGFGVVGFGWPPLAVVPVLVPCTLCPPRRFNSIQICVQSSSQ